Part of the Metarhizium brunneum chromosome 6, complete sequence genome is shown below.
GATTCACTGAAGGCGATGACGCATGATAAGCGACAAGATGATGAATGTAGAGCACGATGAACGGACAAAAACACACGCTCGCGCGCGCTAAAATGGACTGGTGGTGATGTCTGGTAAGGCTCGCGCCTTCGACTGCAGCTGAGCTATCATGATGATAAGACCTGCCTGATGACGAATAGCTGTGGGGGCGGGGACTTGCTAGGGCAATGATAGATTTCGTTGGAAATTCTACGAATGGATTTGAATGAATGGCGCATGTATCACTTGTTTCTGTTATTGCTATATGGGATTAGGGTTTATGATTTCGTGGTGGATTGAGCTGCCTTGAAGAGTTGTTTCAATTATTTACCCTGCCGGGCTGGTGTGCCTGTGCGCATGGCTTACCTCGGGAAGAGACATGAGGGAGGCAGATGCAAATGCAAGGAGCTTAGCCTGTGATTACTTAATAGGTTCCAGAGTTGCGTTGACCAACAGCAGCTGGTACTAGTACGTACAGGAATTCCAGCCAActttatgtatgtatttgcAACCGCCTTGTCCGTGGATTGACATCTAGACAGCTGGCTCTTCATTACGCCGGTTGTCTTCCACCAGCGATGATTTCCCATTTTCAATCACTGCTGCCCTGGTGATCTGGCGGCGATGGGGGTTGACACACGTGACGTCGCAACTAAGAATCATAGAACATGGCCTTCGTGCTGTGTAACAGTAACCCCTGATCGATCGGGTTGGCGGTTGCTTGAGCGCAGCAGTTAACATTGAACTGCCGTCGGGCGGTAATCTGGGCCAGCCAATGGCCACAGGTCAAGTGGCAGCACTGGACCtaagtatgtacatgtacatactagACGGCGTGGCTTGCTGAGCGTCAGCGCCACCGGGCCCCTGCTAGCCCTGACGTTGTGTGCAACAGGTCTGGTATCAATTCATTGCATTGGAAATTTAGTGAGAGGTCCAGTAGCCCGCCACAGGGGTCACTGCCCAGCGCTTCCCTAGGTCCCAGGCGCCATTGAATCGACTCCAGCAGTGCTGACATGTGCAGCACTGGTGTATCAGCCACCTCCCACCAGACTGTAGGCGACCCGGCACTCCCTGGAAGCTACGACAATACGCCACGTAGACGCCAGCTCGCTTATCAACCCCAATAGACATGGTGCATTAGGCCTCCAGTATTGCCAACTTTAGAAGCTGACCAACACCCGACTCCAGGTTGATGCCTCCTCCAGCGTGCAGCGGCAAGTGGGTCGTGCTGATGCGGCCCTTGTGAAACCGCTTCAACCTCATCTACGACCAGCGCATTCGCTTACTGCCCTCTCTGCTTTCCGTCTCTTCTCATCCTTTCTCTCGTTGTCAATCCGACCCGACCACCCAAGTTCCTCGCACTAGATGGCAATTCAGTTATGAATGAGCACCGCTGACATTGGGTGCACTGCCGACTGTAGTCCCATGCATTCATTACTTCAGCTGTCAGCGCTTTCCGCCGTAGAATATCCCAACGGCTTACGACCAACATCATTGAACCCTTACGACAAGTTCGCTCCGACAAGCGGCAGACTGTCGCACGGCGACTCGCCCCAGGTGGGCTTGTAGCCAATATGCAGCTGAGCCCTTTACAATCGCGGCTTGTCGCGTCGCTGACCGCTACCATTTGTGTGGTGGCATTGTATTTGTTGCTCTCGTCGCCCAAGGGAGCTCTCGCCGCTGAGCTACCTCGCGACTCATCCTTGTGGATGGATCTGACCATTCCCGATACCGACAGAACCGAATTACAGACCTCATCGTACGAACCAATATTTAGCTTTTTCACCCGCAGCATACTCGGACGAGCCCAAGATGTTACGCCACTCGAGAACAACAGGCCCTTGGGATTGAATGTCGGTCCGGGCTCCCAACCGGTATGCTACCTTGTCAAGAAGGGTTCATTAGGGGCTGGCCGAGACCCCCGTAAAATCTATATATCGGCAAACACATGTTTGCAACCGACGACCAAGGCGGGCAAGAAGGCCATGTCCCCCGGCCAGTTGACCTTGTTCGTATCAAACAATACCGACGCAGGATGCCCCCAGATTACAAGCGCGGGCAATGGCGTCGAAGCCAAAGGATTCACCTCCAAAGTTTTTACGGAAGGCGCCGTCACATTTAGCGTCAACTCGACCAATGATGTCTATGTCGCAGTCTACGCCCCCAAGCTGTCCGATGATTTCGAGGGGACTTACAACTTTGAAATAGCGGCTTCGAATACCACGTATTTTCACCGATATAAAGCAAGTGGCGGTGCAGAGCTTCTCTGGATGGATAGTGACTCAACCTCGGCCCTGCTTGTGACGCGAAATCTTACCGACGACGTCAGCAACCTTCGACACGTAATGAGCGAGGATCCGCCCTATCAGCTATACGTCAGTGGCAAAGATACAACGTCGTTGGATGGGATGCGCCGTTCAGCGTGCGGTTTCCAGAAGAACGCTCTCATTGGGGCTAATAACCAGGGCAACGCGAAGAATAATGCCATGGTCAAGACGGCTATGACGCTTCGAGGACCAGGAGGGCTACCAAAGCAGCAGTTCTATGTTGTGGGACTCAACGCGACGTCGGCTTACAGCGGCGTATTGGTAAAGCCTGCTAATGTCACTGTAAATTCAAAGCGACAGGTGGGCGGTAGTGATGTTCCAACGAACCCGGGCAGCATTGTTTTCCAGGCAACATCATTTCAGACCAACGCTGGTAAGTTGAAAAACTTGTCGCCTCTGGCTCGTCTTTCCCGTCCATGTCGTGATTTTTGTGTGGAATCCCCAAAAGCAACACATTGCTAACAATCTTGCAGCACCGAATTGCAAAGTGGTGACGGACTTGGAATTCTGTGACGAAATTCAATATGCGGTGCCTGGAAATGACGGGAAATACAACAACACGGAGCTGGCAAAGGCTTATGATAACTATGCCAAGAGCATGT
Proteins encoded:
- the ehs1 gene encoding Calcium influx-promoting protein ehs1, with the protein product MQLSPLQSRLVASLTATICVVALYLLLSSPKGALAAELPRDSSLWMDLTIPDTDRTELQTSSYEPIFSFFTRSILGRAQDVTPLENNRPLGLNVGPGSQPVCYLVKKGSLGAGRDPRKIYISANTCLQPTTKAGKKAMSPGQLTLFVSNNTDAGCPQITSAGNGVEAKGFTSKVFTEGAVTFSVNSTNDVYVAVYAPKLSDDFEGTYNFEIAASNTTYFHRYKASGGAELLWMDSDSTSALLVTRNLTDDVSNLRHVMSEDPPYQLYVSGKDTTSLDGMRRSACGFQKNALIGANNQGNAKNNAMVKTAMTLRGPGGLPKQQFYVVGLNATSAYSGVLVKPANVTVNSKRQVGGSDVPTNPGSIVFQATSFQTNAAPNCKVVTDLEFCDEIQYAVPGNDGKYNNTELAKAYDNYAKSMYDNFLKVMMQVQCETDRTSRYSLARTCDDCKNAYKRWLCTVSIPRCEDFQGESRFSVIRNVGQPFPNGTMLPTDVQTNLALVPSQNASRNAFIDTDIQPGPYREIMPCEDICYQVVQSCPSKIGFKCPQEGMYAFNVSYGKRDNDNSTVSCNYPGEARTPVNGAAAFIPNLMFLAVVLSSGLLLLG